The nucleotide sequence TTCGGATTTCCCCAAGCTAACATCATCGCAATTGCATCATCGTGCCCCGGGTCGCAATCTAAAATAATTTTTTGAACCATAATTATATTTCCTTTATAAAACATAAAATAACTACATTACTGAGCCACCAATTCCAATAAATAAGCCTGCTATAGCTCCACTCATTAAGTTTGAAAGCGATCCTGCAATTACCGCTCTAATACCTAATTTAGCAATATCACTGCGGCGGTTTGGAGCCATACTACCTAAACCACCTACTAAAATTGCAATAGATCCCAGGTTAGCAAAACCACAAAGAGTAAAAGTGATAATAGCCACTGTTTTAGGACTGAGATGAACTGCTGATTCAGGACTTAAATATTTAAGAAAATCAACATAAGCAACGAACTCATTAAGAATGAGTTTTTCACCAATTAATGCACCGGATACTTGAGCTTCTTCCCAAGGAACACCTATTGCCCAAGCTAATGGTTGGAATAGATAACCAAGTATTGATTGCATAGTAACGCCTTCTTGTCCCACTAATCCTGCAAGAGCTGAAATAATCCAGTTAAGCATTGAAATTAAAGCTATAAAGGCAATCAACATACCACCAATATTAATAGCTAATTGAACACCCGATGCAGCACCTGAAGCAGCAGCTTCAATAATATTTGCTGGTTTTTCCTCTTCATCTACCAATGTAATATCATCATTAGTTTTTTCTGTTTGTGGATATAACAATTTGGCGAATAGTAAACCTCCCGGAGCAGCCATAAATGATGCTGCAATAAGGTAAGGCAGAGGAATCCCCATTCCTGCATAACCTGCTAATGAAGCTCCTGCAATAGATGCTAATCCCCCAACCATAACAGCAAACAACTCAGATTGTGTCATTTTTTGGACAAATGGTTTTACCAAAAGCGGGGCTTCTGTCTGTCCAACAAAGATATTGGCTGCTGCAGATGTAGATTCAGCTTTTGAAGTGCCTAATAATTTTTGTAATCCTCCACCAATAATTTTAATGATAAACTGCATAATACCCAAATAGTAAAGAGTAGAAATTAATGCTGCAAAGAAGATAATAGGAGGAAGAACACGAAATGCAAAAACAAAACCGCCACCATCAAAAAGCTCAAACATTTTATCGCTGACTAAACCTCCAAACAGAAAATTCATTCCATCAGCACCAAAACTAATAATTTTCGCTACACCATCAGATATAGCCATAAGCACATTACGACCAATAGGCACATATAAAATTAATGCTCCTATTCCCATTTGAATAGCAAGAGCACCTATAACTGTACGATAATTAATAGCCTTTTTGTTATTTGATAATAAAAAGGCTATCAATAACAAAATACAGATACCTAATAAACTGTTTAAAATGTCCATAGGATTCTCCAATTCCAATAAAGGAAAGCCGTTAGAAAAAGGCTAAACGGCTATAATAACGTTATGAGTTAAAATAACTGACCGCAAGTTGTGCTCCAACTTTCGCGTTATTTTTAACCAAATGGATATTTGCCTCAAGACTTTTACCTCCTGTCATTTCTACAATTTTACCTAATAAGAATGGGGTAATATTTTTTCCTACTACTCCTTTTTCTTCCGCTTCCTGAACAGCACTTGCAATAATATTATCAATATATTCAGGATCTAAAGCATACTCCTCAGGAATTGGGTTTGCGACAACCACACCGCCTTTTAAACCTAACTCCCACTTAGTTTTAATTGTTTTAGCAATATGTTGCAAGTCATCAGAAGAAATAGGTAGAGGTAATCCACTATCACGGCAGAAGAAAGCAGGTAAATTTTTTGTTTTATAACCAATAACAGGAACACCTTTTGTTTCTAAGTATTCTAATGTTGCTGGAAGATCTAAAATTGACTTAGCCCCTGCACAAACTACCGTTACATTGGTTTGAGCAAATTCATCTAAATCTGCTGATATATCTAAATTATGTTCCCAACCTCGATGAACACCACCTAATCCACCAGTAACGAAGAATTTAATTCCTGCAAGTTCTGCTGCAATCATTGTTGTCGCAACTGTTGTTGCTCCTAAACGTTTTGATGCAACAATTTCAGCTAAATCTCGGCGTGAAACTTTCGCAATACCCTTGCTGCTACCAAACATTTCTAGTTCATCATCAGATAAACCAATTTTGATTTTTCCATCAACAATTGCAATTGTTGCAGGTACAGCACCATTTTCTCGTATAATTTGTTCAACTTCTCGAGCCATTTTTACATTTTGAGGATAAGGCATACCGTGAGAAATAATTGTTGATTCTAATGCAACAATTGGCAAACCCTTTGCAATACCATCCTTAACTTCTTGTGATAAAGCTAAATATTTATTCATAAAAATTCTCCATTTCTGTTTGTAGTTGAGTTTTACTTAAATTTGGTCGAACAGTAAATTCCGACTGAATTGTGTAATAAGCATTAGTCATACCAGCTAAAATACATTGCTGTTCATTCTTATCTTGTAGCCAAGCATCAATAAATGCAGCACTAAAAGAATCTCCAGCACCTGTTACATCAACAATTTTAGACGGTTCTAATTGTTTTACTTGATACCACTGGTAAGCATTTTTACTTGCTGATAAAATTCCTTTTGAGCCCGAAGTAAGAATGATATGTTCTACACCATAATCTAAAACTTCATTTACGGCTTCTTTTAGTTTTTCTTCTGAATCCAATACTCGTCCAACAAAAGCCCC is from Mannheimia varigena and encodes:
- a CDS encoding NupC/NupG family nucleoside CNT transporter, giving the protein MDILNSLLGICILLLIAFLLSNNKKAINYRTVIGALAIQMGIGALILYVPIGRNVLMAISDGVAKIISFGADGMNFLFGGLVSDKMFELFDGGGFVFAFRVLPPIIFFAALISTLYYLGIMQFIIKIIGGGLQKLLGTSKAESTSAAANIFVGQTEAPLLVKPFVQKMTQSELFAVMVGGLASIAGASLAGYAGMGIPLPYLIAASFMAAPGGLLFAKLLYPQTEKTNDDITLVDEEEKPANIIEAAASGAASGVQLAINIGGMLIAFIALISMLNWIISALAGLVGQEGVTMQSILGYLFQPLAWAIGVPWEEAQVSGALIGEKLILNEFVAYVDFLKYLSPESAVHLSPKTVAIITFTLCGFANLGSIAILVGGLGSMAPNRRSDIAKLGIRAVIAGSLSNLMSGAIAGLFIGIGGSVM
- a CDS encoding pseudouridine-5'-phosphate glycosidase, with the protein product MNKYLALSQEVKDGIAKGLPIVALESTIISHGMPYPQNVKMAREVEQIIRENGAVPATIAIVDGKIKIGLSDDELEMFGSSKGIAKVSRRDLAEIVASKRLGATTVATTMIAAELAGIKFFVTGGLGGVHRGWEHNLDISADLDEFAQTNVTVVCAGAKSILDLPATLEYLETKGVPVIGYKTKNLPAFFCRDSGLPLPISSDDLQHIAKTIKTKWELGLKGGVVVANPIPEEYALDPEYIDNIIASAVQEAEEKGVVGKNITPFLLGKIVEMTGGKSLEANIHLVKNNAKVGAQLAVSYFNS